From the Sulfurimonas sp. C5 genome, one window contains:
- the gyrA gene encoding DNA gyrase subunit A, with the protein MGDLLNNEEIQTINIEETLQNSYLDYSMSVIVGRALPDVRDGLKPVHRRILYAMDKLNLSFGAKYKKSARIVGDVIGQYHPHGDTAVYDALVRMAQDFSMRMELVDGQGNFGSVDGDSAAAMRYTEARMTKYAGELLKDLDKNTVNMIDNYDATTKEPDVMPTRVPNLLINGSSGIAVGMATNIPPHNPSEVMQALKAVLANPSISLPELMEYIPAPDFPTGGIIFGKKGIVEAYETGRGRIKIRAKTHIEQKAKKEIIIIDELPYQVNKARLIENVAGLVKDKLIEGISEIRDESDRDGMRVVIELKKDAMSEIVLNNLFKQTAMQQTFGIIMLSILNQEPRIFGLIDILKHFINHRKTIIIRRTIFDLEKAKARAHILEGLKKAIDIIDDVIRVIRASKTEDEAKDNLVNEFEFSEIQAASIVAMRLGRLTGLEIEKIENELQELMKLIEYLESILKSEDVLHGIIDEEFDEILETYTVKRKTDIEDDYDDIDIEDLIPNEPMVVTITHRGYIKRVPLANYEKQKRGGKGKTAVTIYEDDFIERFFTCNTHDTLLFVTDRGQLHWLKVYKIPEGSRTAKGKAVVNLLQLVQDEQIQSIIPTTDFSEDKSLVFFTQNGIVKRTNLSEYSNIRSNGVRAIVLDDDDSLITAKIAEPETKYLFIVTKLAQCIKFEIEKTREQGRSTRGVRGIKFKHDGDEVVDANIIRDDEQEILVVSEKGIGKRTEAGEYRLTNRGGSGVIAMKMTPKTGKHVVGILMVDESMDMMALTKAGKMIRVDMQTISKSSRNTSGVYIVKGDDVASISRCPKKEEDEEDDGEEEATLDLE; encoded by the coding sequence ATGGGTGATTTGCTAAATAACGAAGAAATTCAAACTATAAATATAGAAGAAACACTTCAAAATAGTTATCTTGACTATTCAATGAGTGTTATCGTCGGTCGTGCTCTGCCAGATGTTAGAGACGGTTTAAAACCAGTTCATAGACGTATCCTATATGCAATGGACAAACTTAACCTCTCTTTTGGTGCGAAATATAAAAAATCTGCGCGTATCGTCGGTGATGTTATCGGTCAGTACCACCCGCATGGTGATACTGCAGTATATGATGCACTTGTTCGTATGGCACAAGACTTCTCAATGAGAATGGAATTAGTAGACGGTCAAGGAAACTTCGGTTCAGTTGACGGCGACTCTGCAGCGGCAATGCGTTATACAGAAGCACGTATGACAAAATATGCAGGAGAACTTTTAAAAGATCTTGATAAAAACACTGTAAATATGATCGATAACTACGATGCTACTACAAAAGAACCGGACGTAATGCCGACACGTGTACCTAATCTTTTAATTAATGGTTCAAGCGGTATTGCTGTTGGTATGGCAACAAACATTCCACCTCATAATCCATCAGAGGTGATGCAAGCACTTAAAGCTGTGTTGGCAAATCCAAGTATTTCATTACCTGAATTAATGGAATATATTCCTGCACCAGACTTTCCTACCGGAGGTATTATCTTCGGTAAGAAAGGTATTGTAGAAGCATATGAAACAGGACGCGGGCGTATCAAAATTCGTGCAAAGACACATATTGAGCAAAAAGCTAAAAAAGAGATCATTATTATCGATGAGCTTCCTTACCAAGTAAATAAAGCACGTTTGATTGAAAACGTTGCAGGACTTGTAAAAGATAAACTGATAGAAGGTATCAGTGAAATCCGTGATGAATCTGACCGTGATGGTATGCGTGTTGTAATCGAGCTTAAAAAAGATGCAATGAGCGAGATCGTTCTTAACAATCTTTTCAAGCAAACAGCTATGCAGCAAACATTTGGTATCATCATGCTATCTATATTAAACCAAGAACCTCGTATCTTTGGTTTAATTGACATTTTAAAACACTTTATCAATCACCGTAAAACAATTATTATCCGTCGTACAATTTTCGATCTAGAAAAAGCAAAAGCTCGTGCACACATCTTAGAAGGTTTGAAAAAAGCTATCGATATCATTGACGATGTTATCCGTGTAATCCGTGCTTCAAAAACTGAAGATGAAGCAAAAGATAATCTTGTAAATGAATTTGAATTTTCTGAAATTCAAGCGGCTAGTATCGTTGCAATGAGACTTGGTCGTTTAACTGGTTTAGAGATTGAAAAAATCGAAAATGAACTTCAAGAGTTAATGAAGTTAATCGAATATCTAGAGTCTATTCTAAAAAGTGAAGATGTTCTTCACGGTATTATTGATGAAGAGTTTGATGAAATTTTAGAAACATACACTGTGAAAAGAAAAACTGATATTGAAGATGACTATGATGACATCGATATTGAAGACTTAATCCCTAATGAGCCAATGGTTGTTACTATTACACACAGAGGTTACATTAAACGTGTACCGTTAGCAAACTATGAAAAACAAAAACGTGGTGGTAAAGGAAAAACTGCCGTAACAATTTATGAAGATGACTTTATTGAAAGATTCTTCACTTGTAACACACACGATACATTATTATTCGTAACTGACCGCGGTCAGCTTCACTGGTTAAAAGTGTACAAAATTCCTGAAGGTTCAAGAACTGCAAAAGGTAAAGCGGTTGTTAACTTGCTACAACTTGTTCAAGATGAGCAAATTCAATCAATTATTCCTACAACAGACTTCAGTGAAGACAAATCTTTAGTGTTCTTTACACAAAACGGTATTGTTAAACGTACAAACTTAAGTGAATACAGTAATATCAGAAGTAACGGTGTAAGAGCTATTGTTCTTGATGATGATGATTCTTTAATTACTGCAAAAATTGCAGAACCTGAAACTAAGTACCTTTTCATTGTTACAAAACTTGCTCAATGTATTAAATTCGAGATTGAAAAAACTCGTGAACAAGGTAGAAGCACACGTGGTGTTAGAGGTATCAAGTTCAAACATGATGGTGATGAAGTTGTTGATGCAAATATCATCAGAGATGATGAACAAGAGATCTTGGTTGTTTCAGAAAAAGGTATTGGTAAACGTACAGAAGCTGGAGAATACCGTCTGACAAACCGTGGTGGTTCAGGTGTAATTGCTATGAAAATGACACCAAAAACAGGTAAACATGTAGTTGGTATACTTATGGTTGATGAGAGTATGGATATGATGGCACTTACAAAAGCCGGAAAAATGATCCGCGTTGATATGCAGACAATCTCGAAATCAAGCCGTAACACATCAGGTGTATACATTGTTAAAGGTGATGATGTGGCAAGTATCTCTCGTTGTCCTAAAAAAGAAGAGGATGAGGAAGATGATGGTGAGGAAGAAGCAACACTAGACTTGGAATAG
- a CDS encoding LPP20 family lipoprotein, whose protein sequence is MKYSLVLLALLSLNAFSSDEAQKPVKVVTTPSEMTINVNYPTVEQQSAAPVQEVTKSEDTAEAEDEPVLEANKNMIISVVGQGVAPMNTASPAQAYALAKRAAVADAYRLIAEKVKGVRVDGQDLIKNMMVKRSTVRTSVQAMVRNANIVETNFKEGLCEVEMELTLSYAQFAQ, encoded by the coding sequence ATGAAATACTCTTTAGTATTACTAGCATTACTAAGCTTAAATGCTTTTTCTTCTGATGAAGCACAAAAACCTGTTAAAGTTGTAACAACACCTAGTGAGATGACAATTAATGTCAACTACCCTACTGTTGAACAACAGTCTGCAGCACCTGTGCAAGAAGTTACAAAATCTGAAGACACTGCAGAAGCAGAAGATGAGCCTGTATTAGAAGCTAATAAGAACATGATTATTAGCGTTGTAGGTCAAGGTGTGGCACCAATGAATACTGCTTCTCCTGCACAGGCGTATGCACTTGCAAAACGTGCAGCTGTAGCAGATGCATACAGACTTATTGCTGAGAAAGTAAAAGGTGTTCGTGTTGATGGTCAAGACTTAATCAAAAACATGATGGTAAAACGTTCAACTGTGAGAACATCAGTACAAGCTATGGTAAGAAATGCAAATATCGTTGAAACTAACTTTAAAGAGGGATTATGCGAAGTAGAGATGGAGCTTACTCTATCTTACGCACAATTTGCGCAATAA
- a CDS encoding sigma-54 dependent transcriptional regulator, producing the protein MKIAIVEDDINMRKSLEIAMGDYKEFEIKTFKNAKDALKGLDDSFDLVITDINMPGIDGIEFIKELGGKFEVIIMTGNATLSRAIESIQLGVKDFLLKPFDIDTLVEAIKREEKVQTAKKTVAKKQKSDTSDFLGESEALTSILKLADKASKTDASILLLGESGVGKEVFASYVHKNSPRAKKPFVAINMAAIPDNLIESELFGFEKGAFTDAIEAKAGQFELANGGTLFLDEIGEMPYGVQAKLLRALQEQEVRRLGSSKPIKIDIRVVSATNANLDQKIKAGEFRDDLYYRLNTIPLNIPPLRERKDEILSIAEITCESNCKKYGFENKVFSQEAKNELLEYNWPGNIRELISVIERAVILSETNEIQKEDLYLDTRK; encoded by the coding sequence ATGAAGATAGCAATAGTTGAAGATGATATCAATATGAGAAAATCGTTAGAGATTGCTATGGGCGATTACAAAGAGTTTGAAATCAAAACTTTTAAAAATGCAAAAGATGCTCTTAAAGGTTTAGACGACAGCTTTGATCTCGTTATAACAGATATCAATATGCCTGGTATCGACGGCATAGAGTTTATTAAAGAGCTTGGCGGTAAATTTGAAGTTATCATTATGACCGGCAATGCAACTTTATCTCGTGCCATAGAGTCTATTCAACTCGGTGTAAAAGATTTCTTACTCAAACCTTTTGATATAGATACTCTGGTTGAAGCTATCAAAAGAGAAGAGAAAGTACAAACGGCTAAAAAAACCGTTGCAAAAAAACAAAAAAGTGACACAAGTGACTTTCTGGGAGAATCTGAAGCACTCACAAGCATCCTGAAACTTGCTGATAAAGCAAGTAAAACAGATGCAAGTATTTTACTTTTAGGTGAAAGCGGTGTCGGAAAAGAAGTATTTGCTTCTTATGTTCATAAAAATTCTCCTAGAGCGAAAAAACCTTTTGTAGCAATCAATATGGCTGCTATTCCGGACAACCTTATAGAGAGTGAACTGTTTGGCTTTGAAAAAGGTGCTTTTACTGATGCAATCGAAGCAAAAGCAGGACAGTTTGAACTAGCAAACGGCGGAACGCTGTTTTTAGACGAGATTGGTGAGATGCCTTACGGTGTACAAGCTAAACTTTTACGTGCCCTTCAGGAGCAGGAAGTACGCCGCCTAGGTTCATCGAAACCCATAAAAATAGATATTCGTGTAGTTTCTGCTACAAATGCAAATTTAGATCAGAAAATCAAAGCGGGAGAGTTTAGAGATGATCTGTATTACAGACTCAATACAATCCCTTTAAATATTCCGCCGCTTAGAGAAAGAAAAGATGAAATACTCTCAATTGCAGAGATAACCTGTGAATCAAACTGTAAAAAATACGGTTTTGAAAACAAAGTATTTTCGCAAGAAGCAAAGAATGAGTTGTTAGAATATAACTGGCCTGGTAATATTCGTGAGCTTATTTCTGTAATTGAGAGAGCGGTTATTTTAAGTGAAACAAACGAAATACAAAAAGAAGACTTATATTTAGATACAAGAAAGTAG
- a CDS encoding aspartate-semialdehyde dehydrogenase, whose amino-acid sequence MKKYNLAVVGANGAVGEEVLRILEEIDFPLNKLVPLASSRSAGKTVEFNGQDLVIKELTNEIFEQEEIEIAIFSAGGSVSEAFAPAAVKAGAVVIDNTSHFRMDPNVPLVVPEVNPEDIAKWEKTGIIANPNCSTIQMVQALKPLDEAYDLVRVDVSTYQATSGAGKSAMEELVKQMQDFFAFKLDESEHKAFTHQIALNVIPQIDKFLDNGYTKEEMKMVNETTKIMHKEIALSATCVRVPVLRGHSETVTMTFDSEVNAQEAREILSKAPNIVILDDPEASVYPMPKDCVDRNETFVGRIREDVYSNNMLHMFVVADNLRVGAATNAVRIAQKFIEMQEA is encoded by the coding sequence ATGAAAAAATACAATTTAGCGGTAGTTGGCGCAAACGGTGCCGTTGGTGAAGAAGTTTTAAGAATCTTAGAGGAAATTGATTTTCCATTAAATAAACTAGTTCCTTTAGCAAGTAGCAGAAGTGCTGGTAAAACTGTTGAATTTAATGGTCAAGATCTAGTAATCAAAGAATTAACAAATGAAATATTTGAACAAGAAGAAATTGAAATCGCAATTTTCAGTGCGGGTGGAAGTGTAAGTGAAGCATTCGCTCCTGCAGCTGTAAAAGCTGGAGCTGTTGTAATCGATAATACTTCTCATTTTAGAATGGATCCAAATGTTCCATTAGTAGTTCCGGAAGTAAATCCTGAAGATATTGCTAAATGGGAAAAAACAGGAATCATTGCTAACCCTAACTGTTCAACTATTCAAATGGTTCAAGCACTTAAACCACTTGATGAAGCATATGATCTTGTACGTGTTGATGTATCAACTTACCAAGCAACAAGCGGTGCAGGTAAATCTGCTATGGAAGAGCTTGTAAAACAGATGCAAGATTTCTTTGCTTTCAAACTTGACGAGAGTGAGCACAAAGCATTTACACATCAAATCGCTTTAAACGTAATCCCTCAAATTGATAAATTTTTGGACAATGGTTACACAAAAGAAGAGATGAAAATGGTGAACGAAACAACAAAAATCATGCACAAAGAGATAGCTCTTAGTGCTACTTGTGTTCGTGTACCTGTACTTCGTGGACATTCGGAAACTGTCACTATGACATTTGACTCTGAAGTAAATGCACAAGAAGCTAGAGAGATCCTTTCTAAAGCTCCAAATATCGTTATTTTAGACGATCCAGAAGCTTCTGTATACCCTATGCCTAAAGATTGTGTAGACAGAAATGAAACTTTTGTCGGACGTATCAGAGAAGACGTATATTCTAACAACATGCTTCATATGTTTGTTGTTGCTGACAACTTAAGAGTAGGTGCTGCAACAAATGCAGTTAGAATTGCTCAAAAATTTATTGAAATGCAAGAGGCGTAA
- a CDS encoding YqhA family protein, with protein MFEKIFENGLWGSRFIVLLAVIFGLLGAVVLFAVASFDIYETVKLVIDTYVNHHHPEHFHELVVGGIIGAVDLYLIGVVMLLFSFGLYELFISDIDVAREEDEENKILSIHSLDQLKDKISKVIVMVLVVGFFQKVGLTSYTSPLELLYLALSITAVAVGLYFLSKVGHKH; from the coding sequence ATGTTTGAAAAAATATTTGAAAACGGGCTTTGGGGTTCAAGATTTATAGTATTACTTGCTGTAATCTTCGGTCTGTTAGGTGCTGTAGTTTTATTTGCCGTAGCATCATTTGATATTTACGAAACTGTAAAACTAGTAATTGATACATATGTAAATCATCATCATCCTGAACATTTCCATGAACTTGTTGTAGGTGGAATCATCGGTGCAGTTGACCTTTACCTGATAGGTGTTGTAATGCTGTTATTTTCTTTTGGTTTATATGAACTGTTTATTTCAGATATCGATGTAGCTCGTGAGGAAGATGAAGAGAATAAAATTCTTTCTATTCACTCTCTAGATCAGCTAAAAGATAAAATTTCTAAAGTTATCGTAATGGTTCTTGTTGTTGGATTCTTCCAAAAAGTTGGGCTTACAAGTTACACTTCACCACTTGAACTGTTATATTTAGCACTATCTATCACTGCTGTTGCTGTTGGTTTATACTTTTTAAGTAAAGTTGGACACAAACATTAG
- the hemE gene encoding uroporphyrinogen decarboxylase, translating to MSKIFVDACFGKETPYTPVWMMRQAGRYLPEYMEVRAKAGNFLNLCHNPEMACEVTLQPVDILDVDAAILFSDILVIPDEMGMDLSFVKGEGPKFSDPIKTEADLDRLIGGEEAASKLTYVYETIELIKQKLSDDKALIGFTGAPWTLATYMIEGQGTKTYNICKKMMYSNPDLLHKILRKVTDVVKIYMEKQIEAGVDVVQVFDSWAAAIEPGMYDEFSWKYMVEISEYLKEKYPHIPVILFPKGIPAFLDKVYGNFDVFGVDWSTPMAFAKARLGDKYVLQGNMEPCRLYSKEATTKCVEVIQETMQGKRHIFNLGHGILPDVPVENAKHFISECHRVSGKK from the coding sequence ATGAGTAAGATATTTGTAGATGCATGTTTTGGAAAAGAAACACCATACACTCCGGTTTGGATGATGAGACAAGCTGGTCGTTATCTACCAGAATATATGGAAGTGAGAGCAAAAGCAGGAAACTTCTTAAATCTATGTCACAATCCGGAGATGGCATGTGAAGTTACACTTCAGCCTGTAGATATCTTAGATGTTGATGCAGCTATTTTATTTAGCGACATTTTAGTTATTCCTGATGAAATGGGAATGGACTTATCTTTTGTAAAAGGCGAAGGTCCTAAGTTTTCTGATCCAATTAAAACAGAAGCTGATTTAGACAGACTAATCGGTGGTGAAGAAGCAGCATCTAAACTTACTTATGTTTATGAAACTATTGAACTTATTAAACAAAAACTTTCCGATGATAAAGCGCTTATCGGCTTTACAGGTGCACCATGGACACTGGCTACATATATGATCGAAGGTCAAGGGACTAAAACATACAACATTTGTAAAAAAATGATGTACTCAAATCCTGATCTTTTACATAAAATCCTTAGAAAAGTTACAGATGTTGTAAAAATCTATATGGAAAAACAAATTGAAGCAGGTGTAGATGTTGTTCAAGTATTTGACAGCTGGGCAGCTGCAATTGAACCGGGAATGTACGATGAATTCTCTTGGAAATATATGGTTGAAATCTCTGAATACTTAAAAGAAAAATATCCACATATCCCTGTTATCCTTTTCCCTAAAGGAATTCCAGCTTTTCTAGACAAAGTATATGGAAACTTTGATGTATTCGGTGTTGACTGGTCAACACCTATGGCATTTGCTAAAGCAAGACTTGGTGATAAATATGTTCTTCAAGGAAATATGGAGCCATGCCGTCTTTATTCAAAAGAAGCTACAACTAAATGTGTAGAAGTTATTCAAGAGACTATGCAAGGTAAACGTCACATTTTCAATTTAGGACATGGTATTCTTCCTGATGTTCCTGTTGAAAATGCAAAACACTTTATCAGTGAATGTCACCGTGTCAGCGGAAAAAAATAA
- a CDS encoding radical SAM protein, translating into MQNTLSVNVTVSAEKNNIIFGPINSRRFGMSLGIDLSPATKQCNFDCLYCELAPAATVDKQTTVTPVQEIISELKKHLHDKIDVITLTANGEPTLYPHLDSLIDEINKIKGSTQTLILTNSAMLTNEKVYNSLLKLDQVKLSLDAVTPAIFKKIDRPHHDINVEDIVSKVQQFSKDYKGKLFIEILFVLGLNDTKEEVEKLNDVLLSVNTARIDLGTIDRPPAYPVSGISYKELYELSQLFDSSLPIHIASRVHAEANNASYSDEEIINTLDKRPLTPQDIELLFDEESKKRLLNLVENKQIMIKKLDNLEFYIPSVNDHRKKSKH; encoded by the coding sequence ATGCAAAACACTTTATCAGTGAATGTCACCGTGTCAGCGGAAAAAAATAATATCATCTTCGGTCCTATAAACTCACGCCGTTTCGGTATGAGTTTGGGCATCGACCTCTCCCCTGCAACAAAACAATGTAATTTTGACTGTCTTTATTGTGAACTAGCTCCTGCAGCTACTGTAGATAAACAAACTACTGTAACACCTGTACAAGAGATTATCTCTGAGCTCAAAAAACATTTACATGATAAAATAGATGTTATTACTTTAACTGCTAACGGGGAACCAACACTCTACCCTCACCTTGATAGTTTAATTGATGAGATAAACAAAATCAAAGGGTCTACGCAGACTCTTATTTTGACAAATAGTGCAATGCTTACAAATGAGAAAGTATATAACTCACTCCTGAAGCTCGATCAAGTAAAACTCTCTTTGGATGCTGTCACACCTGCAATCTTTAAAAAGATAGACAGACCGCATCATGATATCAATGTAGAAGATATTGTTTCAAAAGTACAACAATTTTCTAAAGACTATAAAGGGAAACTCTTTATTGAGATCTTATTCGTACTGGGTTTAAACGATACAAAAGAGGAAGTTGAAAAACTAAATGACGTACTTCTCTCAGTAAATACAGCGAGAATCGATCTTGGAACTATTGACAGACCACCTGCTTATCCTGTAAGTGGCATAAGCTACAAAGAGCTTTATGAACTTTCACAGCTTTTTGACTCTTCTCTTCCAATACATATAGCTTCGCGTGTGCATGCAGAAGCAAACAATGCCTCGTACAGTGATGAAGAGATCATAAATACTTTAGATAAACGTCCTCTGACACCACAGGATATTGAACTTTTATTTGATGAAGAGAGTAAAAAAAGACTTCTAAATCTTGTAGAAAATAAACAGATTATGATCAAAAAACTAGATAATTTAGAATTCTATATACCTAGTGTAAATGATCACAGAAAAAAGAGTAAGCACTAA
- a CDS encoding PDC sensor domain-containing protein, translating to MMQEFMETYNSHVDEIEKFLSETIYNLGELSRREDNGFDSLFRVFPSLELVYVCDKNTLAQISDNIYRDKTSSLPRGRDRSYLLKKIKFNNSNISISKPYISSATGKTCVTVVKEEDDRVYFMDFTVSALLERLGLIELHKEFNFVSKAFYFVTANLMIVLAVFTLGYSIYELGHSLLFKDGGISIEAIFKPIIALTLGLAIFDLSKTILEQEVVFKSYSKNSKLEYKVFTKFSITIIIALLIEALMVVFKIALHDYSQMIYAVYLIGGVSILIFALGGFIFFTKRVNSKD from the coding sequence ATGATGCAAGAGTTTATGGAGACATACAATAGTCATGTCGATGAGATAGAAAAATTTTTATCGGAAACCATATATAACTTAGGAGAACTCTCACGTAGAGAAGACAATGGCTTTGACTCTCTTTTCAGAGTTTTTCCTTCATTAGAGTTAGTATATGTTTGCGACAAAAATACTTTGGCACAAATCTCTGATAATATTTACAGGGATAAAACAAGTTCCTTGCCAAGGGGAAGAGATAGAAGCTATTTATTGAAAAAAATCAAGTTTAACAACAGCAATATATCGATCTCAAAACCTTACATTAGCAGTGCAACGGGAAAAACTTGTGTGACTGTTGTAAAAGAGGAAGACGATAGAGTGTATTTTATGGACTTTACTGTAAGTGCACTGCTAGAGAGACTGGGGCTTATCGAATTACATAAAGAGTTTAACTTTGTAAGCAAGGCTTTTTATTTTGTAACGGCAAATCTGATGATTGTACTAGCAGTTTTTACACTTGGATACAGTATTTACGAATTAGGTCATTCACTATTATTTAAAGATGGCGGAATCTCTATAGAAGCGATTTTTAAACCGATAATTGCTTTAACGTTGGGACTTGCGATCTTCGATCTTTCAAAAACAATTTTAGAACAAGAAGTTGTCTTTAAGAGTTATTCGAAAAACTCTAAATTAGAGTACAAAGTATTTACGAAGTTCTCTATTACGATTATTATTGCTCTGCTAATTGAAGCGTTAATGGTTGTATTTAAAATCGCCCTGCATGATTATTCTCAAATGATTTATGCGGTGTATCTCATCGGCGGTGTATCAATACTTATTTTTGCACTGGGTGGGTTTATATTTTTTACAAAAAGAGTAAACTCTAAAGATTAG
- a CDS encoding rhodanese-like domain-containing protein has protein sequence MKHFLLFLIFTLSIFAHDALVSPQWLANNLHNNNIRIVEVSDEQNFELQHIKGAVHTSISQWRIKNGTYLTIRSTKEIEEEIRKLGIDADKHVVLYAPIITPKDYLKATYIYWALNYFGVTKVSVLDGGLNNWISQGFPTTQETNSVQKTDFHANIDSSKIANLDYVKSHLGKIPMLDARPSDKYLGITPTATVKRDGHIAGAMSYSWNYSVTTDYILKSKKELNALFKNGYKLNKNKELLVYCTGGLETSFNYFVLSGVLGYKQVRLYDASMKQWGNLDNTPMNKYRYETFE, from the coding sequence ATGAAACATTTTCTACTTTTTCTTATTTTCACGCTCAGCATATTTGCACATGATGCTTTAGTCTCTCCACAGTGGCTGGCTAATAATCTTCACAATAATAACATCCGTATTGTTGAAGTATCTGATGAGCAAAACTTTGAACTGCAACATATTAAAGGTGCCGTGCATACTTCGATCTCTCAATGGAGAATAAAGAACGGTACATATCTCACAATACGCTCTACAAAAGAGATTGAAGAAGAGATCCGTAAACTCGGTATAGACGCAGATAAACACGTAGTTCTCTATGCTCCGATAATCACTCCCAAAGACTATCTAAAAGCTACCTATATATACTGGGCACTGAACTATTTTGGTGTAACAAAAGTTTCTGTACTTGACGGCGGTTTAAACAATTGGATTTCTCAAGGTTTTCCTACGACACAAGAAACAAACAGTGTTCAAAAAACCGACTTTCATGCGAATATAGACAGTTCCAAAATTGCCAATCTAGATTATGTTAAAAGTCATTTAGGAAAAATTCCGATGCTTGACGCAAGACCGAGTGATAAATACCTTGGAATCACTCCAACGGCAACTGTTAAAAGGGATGGTCACATAGCAGGAGCCATGAGTTACTCTTGGAACTATTCGGTTACAACAGACTATATACTTAAGTCAAAAAAAGAGCTCAATGCACTATTTAAAAACGGATATAAACTAAACAAAAATAAAGAGTTACTAGTCTATTGTACAGGTGGACTTGAAACATCGTTCAACTACTTTGTCCTCTCAGGCGTGTTGGGTTATAAGCAAGTAAGACTTTACGATGCTTCTATGAAACAATGGGGTAATTTAGATAATACCCCTATGAACAAATACCGCTACGAAACTTTTGAATAA
- a CDS encoding EAL domain-containing protein, translating to MKLNLSVPLSIIVDETYGACYEPIVELQTMKVYGYEALSRFRHEDKYIPPNEFFNAIHDNSETFFHFESILKRFQLDNRPKGHRLFLNLDPHVVLENDHVEYWMRLFTTHKNIEIEIIENSHNENLYLIEEFMDWMDEHDITYAYDDFLKPDTLFFTSLFHRANTIKLDMDVIQKIRTNPAYIEVAKGIVKFLKASKRLCLLEGIEDASDLEIAKELGVDFVQGYYFKAHFIEKWNLDYSKVS from the coding sequence ATGAAATTGAATTTAAGTGTACCGCTTTCAATCATAGTGGATGAAACATACGGTGCTTGTTATGAGCCTATAGTAGAGCTTCAAACGATGAAAGTGTACGGGTATGAAGCTTTAAGCAGATTTCGTCATGAAGATAAATATATACCTCCTAATGAGTTTTTTAATGCTATTCATGACAACAGTGAGACATTTTTTCATTTTGAGTCTATCTTAAAACGTTTTCAACTCGATAACAGACCAAAAGGACACAGACTGTTTCTAAATTTAGATCCCCATGTCGTTTTAGAAAATGACCATGTAGAGTATTGGATGAGACTATTTACGACACATAAAAATATAGAGATCGAAATCATTGAGAATTCACATAATGAAAATCTTTACTTGATCGAAGAGTTTATGGATTGGATGGATGAACATGATATTACATACGCATATGATGATTTTCTAAAGCCAGATACACTGTTTTTTACCTCTTTGTTTCATAGGGCAAATACAATAAAGCTCGATATGGACGTAATTCAAAAAATTAGAACAAATCCGGCATATATAGAGGTGGCAAAAGGGATTGTAAAGTTTTTAAAAGCCTCTAAACGTTTATGTCTATTAGAGGGAATCGAGGATGCTTCTGATCTTGAGATCGCAAAAGAGTTGGGTGTAGATTTTGTACAGGGGTATTATTTTAAAGCCCACTTTATAGAAAAGTGGAACTTAGATTATTCAAAAGTTTCGTAG
- the groES gene encoding co-chaperone GroES, with protein MNFKPLGERILVKSVEESNTTASGIIIPDNAKEKPNRAEVIAIGDEVKNVKAGDTVVFGKYSGTGLALEGQEYIVLEIADVLGVIS; from the coding sequence ATGAATTTTAAACCACTAGGTGAAAGAATTCTTGTAAAAAGTGTAGAAGAGTCTAACACTACAGCTAGCGGTATCATTATCCCTGATAACGCAAAAGAAAAACCAAATCGCGCAGAAGTTATCGCGATTGGTGATGAAGTAAAAAATGTTAAAGCTGGAGATACAGTAGTATTTGGAAAATACTCAGGTACTGGTCTAGCTTTAGAAGGTCAAGAATACATCGTTTTAGAAATCGCAGATGTTCTTGGTGTAATTTCATAA